A region from the Vicia villosa cultivar HV-30 ecotype Madison, WI linkage group LG3, Vvil1.0, whole genome shotgun sequence genome encodes:
- the LOC131661884 gene encoding protein phosphatase 2C 37-like gives MAGMCCGVVGEGDSPASSRSSRRRNLDMLPFKYIADMAVSSSGTSRKRRQADLSGKSDFESCEDSNGDCGNEKSKKNKNESTQVSENKPSTEGNSEDAEFPKFGVTSVCGRRRDMEDSVSVQTSFSEELFHFFGVFDGHGCSHVATMCKERLHEIVKEQINQSQENFEWNSAMQQGFARMDDEVQRWSSSSQTFSCRCELQTPHCDAVGSTAVVAVVTPDKIVVSNCGDSRAVLCRGGVAIPLSSDHKPDRPDELLRVEAAGGRVIFWDGPRVLGVLAMSRAIGDNYLKPYVISEPEVTVTERRVEDECLILASDGLWDVVSNETACGVVKMCLKSHKMPSPPGSPANEEVTTDGSDRACSDASILLTKLALARHSSDNVSVVVIDLRRDQRASSNSNN, from the exons ATGGCTGGAATGTGCTGTGGTGTTGTTGGAGAAGGTGACTCTCCGGCGAGTTCACGTTCTTCTCGACGCCGGAATTTAGACATGCTACCGTTCAAATACATCGCTGACATGGCTGTTTCCTCTTCCGGAACTTCACGGAAACGCCGTCAAGCGGATCTATCTGGTAAGAGTGATTTCGAAAGCTGTGAAGACTCAAACGGTGACTGCGGAAACGAGAAAAGTAAGAAGAACAAGAACGAATCCACCCAAGTTTCTGAAAACAAACCTTCAACAGAAGGTAATTCGGAAGACGCAGAGTTTCCGAAGTTTGGAGTTACTTCAGTTTGCGGTAGAAGAAGAGACATGGAAGATTCCGTTTCCGTTCAAACTTCTTTCTCTGAAGAACTGTTTCACTTCTTCGGCGTTTTCGACGGTCACGGCTGCTCTCAT GTTGCGACCATGTGTAAGGAGAGACTCCATGAGATTGTGAAAGAACAGATCAACCAATCGCAAGAGAATTTCGAGTGGAATAGCGCTATGCAACAAGGCTTTGCTCGCATGGACGACGAAGTTCAGAGATGGAGCAGCAGCAGCCAGACTTTTAGTTGTAGGTGCGAGCTTCAAACTCCTCACTGCGACGCCGTTGGATCTACTGCCGTGGTTGCTGTTGTCACTCCTGACAAAATCGTCGTCTCAAACTGCGGCGATTCTCGCGCTGTTCTCTGCCGTGGTGGCGTCGCCATCCCTCTCTCCTCCGATCACAAg CCGGATCGACCTGATGAGTTGCTCCGAGTCGAAGCTGCAGGAGGGCGCGTGATATTCTGGGATGGTCCAAGAGTGCTTGGTGTACTTGCCATGTCTAGAGCTATAG GCGACAATTATCTGAAGCCGTATGTGATATCTGAACCTGAAGTAACGGTAACGGAGAGAAGAGTTGAAGACGAGTGTTTGATACTGGCCAGTGATGGACTATGGGATGTTGTTTCAAACGAAACCGCATGCGGTGTGGTGAAGATGTGTTTGAAGTCGCATAAGATGCCGTCTCCGCCGGGGTCTCCGGCTAACGAAGAAGTGACTACTGATGGTTCTGATCGTGCATGTTCTGATGCGTCCATTCTGTTGACCAAGTTGGCTTTGGCAAGACACAGTTCGGATAATGTTAGCGTGGTGGTGATTGATTTGAGGAGGGATCAACGTGCATCATCAAATTccaacaattaa